The following proteins are encoded in a genomic region of Puniceicoccus vermicola:
- a CDS encoding HpcH/HpaI aldolase family protein produces the protein MKTPAIPFHQRLQSEAVLGPFSKTSDPNMIEAMGVGGMDFIILDLEHGPNDVTTLGNLIRACECSETTAVVRCLRPDQIGQSLDLGARVVQIPHVNCAADARTAVEAARFAPSGHRGVCRYVRAAGHSSTEKQEYFANAADITVIAQVEGTEGLSNLDEILEVPGVDMIFVGVYDLSQSLGMTGKTESPEVLAALQTVAEKCAAKNIPVGTFVESVETARKYRDMGIHYLCYAVDVGILMSACQSLSQGVKA, from the coding sequence ATGAAAACCCCCGCCATTCCCTTCCATCAGAGACTGCAGAGCGAAGCCGTCCTCGGCCCCTTTTCGAAAACGAGCGATCCAAACATGATCGAAGCCATGGGCGTAGGCGGAATGGATTTCATCATTCTCGACCTCGAACACGGCCCCAATGACGTCACCACCCTCGGAAACCTCATTAGGGCCTGTGAATGCTCGGAGACGACGGCAGTGGTCCGGTGCCTACGTCCGGATCAGATCGGGCAAAGCCTCGACCTCGGCGCCCGCGTCGTTCAAATCCCCCACGTAAACTGCGCAGCCGATGCACGGACCGCCGTGGAAGCCGCTCGCTTCGCGCCCTCCGGACACCGCGGTGTCTGCCGATACGTCCGAGCCGCCGGGCACAGCTCGACCGAGAAACAGGAGTATTTCGCAAACGCAGCCGACATCACTGTCATCGCTCAAGTCGAAGGAACCGAAGGGCTTAGCAACCTCGACGAGATTCTTGAGGTTCCCGGAGTCGACATGATCTTCGTCGGCGTCTACGACCTCTCGCAGTCCTTAGGGATGACGGGAAAAACGGAATCGCCCGAAGTTCTCGCAGCGCTCCAAACTGTCGCCGAGAAGTGTGCCGCGAAGAACATTCCCGTGGGAACTTTCGTCGAGTCCGTCGAAACTGCCCGCAAATACCGGGACATGGGCATCCACTATCTCTGCTATGCGGTCGACGTCGGCATTCTCATGAGTGCCTGCCAATCGCTGAGCCAAGGCGTGAAAGCCTAG